The Topomyia yanbarensis strain Yona2022 chromosome 3, ASM3024719v1, whole genome shotgun sequence nucleotide sequence CGAGTAAATCGGGACAAATCGGGgagctaaacggctcacggaaacgaacatcggtatagGGAGAAATTTACCAGCGAGGAATTTTCAGTAGGGTATAGATTCACTGCCGTGGACAAAattgggagctaattggctcacgaaagaAACCGGTACCAATAAAAATTCCGCCACCAGGGATTTtgcagtcggagtagggtgagttcaccgccggggaGTATCCGAGTGGATAGGGACAACGCTTGGAGCTGAATGAATCActgaaacaggagctaaatgtcgacgtaatagatggagatgGAAAGAAAGCggagagtcgagagttaaatggcTGAAAGATCGAGCCATTGCATGGATCAaatgaggctccgagatagctgCGAAAAACTAACGAGCACAAGAAGGAGGTGCTCCTCCACGAAGTAAAGTAATGTTTTGAaatagttccgtggggaagaaggatTAAAAAAAGGTAAGGAGttttttttagtggttaggtTCAAACGTGAgccgtgagtcccacacagtgccaatacctAGTATCTGTGTTGGCGAAGTAATCATCGATATGTTTGTCGATAATCACATCTGCTGCATCTAGATATTTTTCTGCTTATTCAGCAACGTTAAAAATTGTCATAAACTATGCGAAACACGACAAGCATGtggattcaaaattcaaaagagGCTGCTTGCATCACGAACCAGCAGCCTCTTAGCTTATTGATCTTTGTATCTCATCCAATTCTGGTGATACATCTCCTTGATGTTTCCACTGAATCCAGCTCGTCGCTCCCAAAAACGAATAATCTTAGTTGCAGGCAGTTGTGTAGATTGGGGCGTGTTAGGTGGATGAATTTAATACGCCGGCATGCTCATGCGTCCCAAAGCTCATGCGTCCCACACTATCTGTTTCCTCCAGAGCATAACGACTCCGTAGAAGATCATGTAGCTCCTGGTTAGATGGATTATTCCAAGcattaaaaattttgtttgaCTACCCATTACCCCATGTAGCATAGACTGTTCAGCCCGCAAAAATGTTCTGGTTTTCCAACCCAATAATTAATAGGGGTGTATACGTGAGGGTGGTGAAATCCTATCAGTCCTATCAGGCGCGTGATGCTGGTAGTCTGCGACTGGCAGTCCCTGAACATGTTCATATCTAGCAGCAACGTCGAGAAAGCGCAAATTCTGATATGGTAGTTGCAGCTTTTCGACTATAGGGGCATCTTAAAAATTCAAACTCTCGCTGGACGTTGTACCAGAAATCAGTAAGCGCAAATTCACCTACAGGTTATTTCAGCTGAACAAAAGGACCAAGCCATTATAGGTACCACCTACAGCTACGCCGACGATCACCAATTATTAAAAAACATTCAACGCGAAAACTGCTTCGGTTCGAGCCAAGTTGTGTTGGTAAGATAAAAAAGTAGCGGGTGGAATTCCCATGTCATAAAATATTTTCGGCATTTTGTAGGTAACAGACTATTTAGCTGCTTATGTTTTATTTGCACacacgtttcatatttcgggTTCTGTTACTAGTCGATATTTCTAAAGTACGGGCACGCATGGCTACTGAGGGCCTACTGATATGCCTACTGAGGGATAATTCGAGATTTTAGCAGGAGCAACGCCGATTGGATAAAATCAGGGGATTTAGTATAGGGTAAGAAGGCGATTATTAGGATGCCGATGCTTCCACGGCCTGACTGCAGTGTTTAGTCTGTTCAACTCCGATTGGAAAAAATACttcacacggatttttttttctttaccaAACAAAAGAGCCCTTAAGAGCGCTAACAAATCAATCAGAAgaatataaatttgaaaataatttcattCATCTACTCaacgaaaaaatcgattttaaaacatCTGACCAAAGCTCTTTCCTGAATCGTTCCCGCTAACTTCATGCATCGAGCCGAAAACTGAATAAATAGTGAAATCAGTCGAAGGCTGCTGTTCAAACCCGTTGTCGAATCCAAGTGCTCCAGCCTATAGATGGTGGTGTTGCAATTTTTCAATGGACCACTGCATCTACTATGGCTAGTATTcatgaaactgaataaaatattcgAAGTTTTGTTTCAGGAGATTTTAAAAGACATTTAAAAGTAGTAAAAGATGAATATTTATTTCATCAATGAATTCCCAAAGCTTCGTATTTTCCCTGTTCCTTTACCAATTGTCGAAAATTAAATCCTATCTAATGCGCTTTCGAAAAAAAGGTAGGTTTTCTCGCATACTTTTTGTTCCTTTTTATAGTAACAGTTTAAATCAGACATTTGAAACGCTTTAGAGAAGTTGCCGCCTTAATTTTTGTATTCGAGATATGCGAAATGTCCACCTCCCCTAGAATGCTCATAACAGCATACCTCCTTACAGACGATCAAAGTTCGAACCACCATCGAGGCACGTATAAAAAAACCACAATCCACTTACCTTCTGGTAGATCTTGCTTATTGGCAAATATCAGTATGATGGCGTCCCGCATCTCCCGGTCGTTTATTATCCTATGCAGTTCTTGCCGCGCTTCGTCTATCCGGTCACGGTCTGCACAATCCACTACAAATATGAGTCCTTGTGTACCTAAAATagtaaaaaatggaaaccatTATAGCACTGTTCTCAACCCAGGACCGGTGTCACCCGGGGAGGAGACACCGCCAATCAATCGACGACGGGTACCAACCTGTGTAGTAGTGCCTCCACAATGGTCTAATTTTGTCCTGTCCGCCAACGTCCCATACGTTGAATTTGACATTCTTATACGTTACGGTTTCCACGTTGAAGCCGACTGTTGGAATTGTCGTTACCGATTGACCTAATTTTAACTTATATAGAATAGCTGGCGGGCGGCGCGGTTAGGATGAAGCAGTGTAACGagagcaagaaaaaaaaaacggatATCCATTGTTAGCTTTGTGCTGGAAAACGTTCAGCGCCCTCGAACCCCGACCGTACGGACTAGCAGGGATAGCTGACGTGACGGATGGGGCTGTGGACTGTTTTGTACTTACTAGTTTTCCCTGCGGCATCCAGCCCGAGCATCAGTATTCTCATCTCCTTATTTCCGAAGATTTTGGACAATAGTTTCCCCATGGTGAACCGGTTTGCAGTGTGTACCCCTTCAACAGGGGCTGCTGGAAGAAGAAGAGAAAAGGAAATGTTTAGTATGCTATATGCTAGGAAAATATTAGAAAAGTACAGTAGGTCCCaggataaaaaacaaaaatctttaCATTAAATTGGAtgtgatttttttagtttctacggGAATGTTGAATCTGTGAAACCAAATAAATCTTATCGAATTTCATCATAAGATTTCGATTATATAGGGCCGCCCAAATACTTTTGTTGAGCAATATGTTTGAGATTAAAGAAGCTCAGTTTTGCAACGCGATTCAAACTAAGGTGTAATTTATTGTCAGTAGCTCTGGTGCTATATCATGTAGCTTCGCGTTTTGTTTAGGACTTCAAGATATAGGCTGAGAAATGCAGATTATTTTTCGGggtgtttatagtttatagtaaCATGGTGCTTGGATCTACGATAAGTAGCTACCAAATTGAGTGAATAGTGTTGTCAACTGTCATCACGTACAGTCTCTCACATAATACCGCATAGTCACTGTTATgtaaaaacgaaaatatttattttggaaATGATCACATTTGTTTCGTTGAAATGAAAGCTTCAATACAAATCTATGAATGGTATGACCCTTCACCACTTGCAACGTCCGACATATTCGGGCAAGCTTATCGCACCTGTAAACTTTTGGAATTTTTCGAGTTAGTTGCGAAAAGTTAGTATCTTTAATGCTACAATTGCCGGAAGTTTTGAATCGAATGATTTTACAAGatttatattaaattgaaaataatcaGCTTCTAAAATATGTCAGACAAACTGCGTGCACGACTAgtaaaaaattaatgtttttttttcgtttttcgattCCGGTTAAAATGACAAACCTAGAACAATAAAATAGACGATACCATCATTGCCTTTACTCTGTCGCAGGTCCgttcgcagaaaattctcaaggggttGGGGTTTTGATCTGTTtacatttcctataaaagcaaggtatagaaaccctcaaacttacaaaagattttttccatgaTCTGGTGGGTTACGTCttgtataccaatcgactcagctcaacaaattgggtcaAGGTCTGTTATCAAGAAGGAATCTTCAACAGACATCACTGCCTGCTGGCTCGTAGTAGTGTCGGATTCTTGCTGCAAAGATTTGTAGTAGTTAAGCTTACCAACTTAACCTGAACCTGTAGCTCTTGCTATTTTGTGTGAATAGTTCATGTTTTTGCCATTGCTGCATTTTCTCTACGGTGCTGACAGTTCCTCGGTGGCGGTATTTCTCCTGATAGCGACGGCCGCATTCGTGAGCAATTTACTgtccataatcgcaagtcagtcccatgtgctgcgggattccctatctacatgggactgacttgcgattataggcagtttAGGTCTCAGCCACTTAGGCGGCGTGATCATTGGCGTTGCTAGCTCGCTGACCGAACTTTGCTGTGTAATTGGTCTACTAGcaactgttgctaatatcgaaactaATCAAAACGTGAACTGATCCGAAAATAACTTGACTTACAGTTGTGGATAAAACTGTAGTATCATTAAAGGCCTATTTTTTGGCGAATTCCTTGTAAGGTTATAGAGAAAAAGGACCAAAGTTATCAGGAGGGACCAAAAGGAAAAGATTTTGATAAAAGATCTCGCGAAAGAGGGAAAATCGAAGAAAAATAATGCTCTTCTCTACCAGAAAGACATCAAACCACTTTCCACTATGGATATATCCAAAGCAATATCGAAGAACAAAGATGATCTGAAATAATCAGTGTCACCTGGACCTCTGCAGAGGTGGCTTGTGGAGCATAAACTTCTTTATAGGAGCCCCAGGGAAGTTCTACAAGATCAGTAAACACTTGGAGACTCGACTGTAGTTCGCCAAACAACAATTAAAGTGGGTTGATCCCGAAAATTAAAAACGGACATCTTCTGGTCAGTCGAGACAGAACGATTGGTTCGCCattcagaaaattctgaatgctAATCACAATACATTCAAACACGGGAAAGAGAATATTATGGTTGAGGACTGTTTATCTTGATACGGAGTTAGTACAATTTGCCCGACTAAGGTATTATTAACCAACAATTTATTTTGAGAATTTAGAAATTCCATACATCCATGTGatgtgaaataaatgtgttCGGAGTGTCAGTTCATGCATAATGCACCAAATCATTCCACTCATACCGTTAAAGAGTGGTTCGATAACCCTACGTAATGAAGTAGCTAGCGAATATGCAAAttgccacacggttataaattCGAATTTACACACGCTAGTACACACGACACACAAAAGCCGACACGATCTAagacgttaacatacaaacgcttgagtccCGCGCCATAATACACAGAGGTGTGCATGCAATAGCGATCATCCAAGCACTACTAAGCCcaagatttcaaaaatgttgcgaTGATTTAGTGATGTCTATTGCACTTATAATCTCATCAACGCGGTCTCCAGCGCGAACAAATATATgctcattcccacgcgatcgtTACTACCGAACATATGTTATATACCTAGTCTAATAGAGTTTAAAATGTCAATTGgaaaattatacatacttatgGATCTAAGAGACGACAAATCTCTTCCCCAAATGTATCCAATGCACCAAAATCGAATAGATTGCTGAAGTCAAGTTCAACAATAACGACTCACATATTTTATTCTTAGGTGATTGGTAGACCGAAACAATCAAATTCTACCTGGGCTGGGTATAATGTAgtcggtaaatcgattgccttgtacgcagctcacctgggctcGACTCCAAACCCCGCAGATTTTTCTAACACGAAAAAGAGATGAATGACccaaaggttaaaacctctataatcgaaatttaaaaaatcctgCCACCATTTAAATAACACTGAGTACCAGTTCTGTACCTCGAAC carries:
- the LOC131688715 gene encoding ADP-ribosylation factor 6, whose protein sequence is MGKLLSKIFGNKEMRILMLGLDAAGKTTILYKLKLGQSVTTIPTVGFNVETVTYKNVKFNVWDVGGQDKIRPLWRHYYTGTQGLIFVVDCADRDRIDEARQELHRIINDREMRDAIILIFANKQDLPEAMKPHEIQEKLGLTRIRDRNWYVQPSCATTGDGLYEGLTWLTSNHKL